The Deltaproteobacteria bacterium genome includes a region encoding these proteins:
- a CDS encoding outer membrane protein assembly factor — MCGPVGEIRPGRLYLGQGVPDRVRQFLCHGSKSRPSGSKPVQVGINGEHQKSVQGGMTIASFFSIRSCVFHAAAVLLACLFVVSGPNSALALDGDQGQDSVSGGDPGKKPYRAEVRGEMASSVREVLESVSDTFALRDRPPATTEMLRRRARADILAMQRGLRSEGYYDGRVVVVVDQEARSNLVVFEVETGPAYVLKDILFDGPAMGGDFPPLDAGVVGLEIGSRARAPAIEDGAGKLRDMLREHGHPFPRTGIREAVVDHESRTMVVRYFFEPGPEAQFGPVAIEGLDRVHPDYVLNKIPWLEGQRYRASLMDRLRARLLQDGLFTLVNVSISDEAQAGVLGQEDGLPVTVAVVERVPRTVKAGASYETDTGLGTALEWEHRNIFGEGERLRARADLAEKKQMLTMEYRIPAFLDEAQSLEFTSELGRTESDTYTSKLFVVGATVYRQLAETWTASLGAKYRLSDTTQYGDSRTYALVSAPGELTWDKRNDVLNPTRGWWTLFRAEPFVDTLDPNIRFLKLSGGLNLYLPLTDDDRLVLAGRGALGSILGENNRDLPPDERFYGGGGGSIRGYAYQSIGPEKNGKVVGGRSMVETGLEARYRLPNNFGLVAFLDGGQVFSTSTLKLKDDFLWGTGLGLRYFTDFAPLRLDVAVPLNRRDKDKAFQFYVSIGQAF, encoded by the coding sequence ATGTGCGGCCCGGTCGGAGAAATCCGGCCGGGCCGTTTGTATTTGGGGCAGGGCGTTCCGGACCGGGTACGCCAGTTTTTGTGTCATGGTTCTAAGTCTCGACCGTCGGGCTCGAAACCGGTACAAGTCGGAATCAACGGCGAGCATCAGAAATCGGTTCAAGGCGGCATGACCATCGCTTCATTTTTCTCCATCCGTTCATGCGTTTTCCATGCGGCGGCAGTCCTTCTGGCCTGTCTTTTTGTGGTTTCGGGTCCAAACTCGGCCCTGGCCCTGGATGGTGACCAGGGCCAAGACTCAGTCTCAGGGGGCGACCCCGGGAAAAAACCCTATCGGGCCGAGGTTCGGGGAGAGATGGCCTCGTCTGTCCGGGAGGTTCTGGAGTCGGTCTCGGACACCTTTGCCCTGCGGGATCGGCCTCCGGCGACAACGGAGATGCTCCGGCGCCGGGCCAGGGCGGACATTTTGGCAATGCAACGCGGTCTGCGGTCCGAGGGATACTATGACGGCCGGGTGGTAGTGGTTGTGGACCAGGAGGCCCGATCGAACCTGGTTGTCTTCGAGGTCGAGACCGGTCCGGCCTACGTACTGAAAGACATCCTCTTCGACGGCCCGGCCATGGGTGGCGATTTCCCGCCCCTTGACGCAGGCGTGGTTGGCCTTGAAATCGGGTCCCGGGCCAGGGCCCCGGCCATCGAGGACGGTGCCGGCAAGCTTCGGGACATGCTCCGCGAGCATGGTCATCCCTTTCCCCGGACCGGTATCCGGGAGGCCGTGGTCGATCACGAATCCAGAACCATGGTCGTTCGATATTTCTTCGAGCCCGGGCCCGAAGCCCAGTTCGGTCCGGTGGCCATCGAGGGATTGGACCGGGTCCATCCGGATTATGTTCTGAACAAGATTCCATGGCTCGAGGGCCAACGATACCGGGCTTCCCTGATGGACCGCCTTCGGGCCAGGCTATTGCAAGACGGACTGTTCACCCTGGTGAACGTCTCCATTTCCGACGAGGCCCAGGCTGGTGTCCTTGGTCAAGAAGACGGCCTGCCAGTGACCGTTGCCGTGGTCGAGCGGGTACCCCGGACGGTCAAGGCCGGGGCCTCCTATGAAACGGACACCGGCCTAGGCACGGCTTTGGAGTGGGAGCATCGGAACATTTTTGGAGAAGGCGAACGGCTGCGGGCCAGGGCCGATCTGGCCGAAAAAAAGCAGATGCTAACCATGGAGTACCGGATTCCCGCTTTCCTGGACGAGGCCCAGTCTCTGGAATTCACCTCGGAACTGGGGCGGACCGAATCGGACACCTACACCAGCAAGCTCTTTGTGGTCGGGGCCACAGTCTACCGTCAGCTGGCCGAGACCTGGACGGCCAGCCTCGGGGCCAAGTACAGGCTCTCGGATACGACCCAGTACGGGGACTCCCGTACCTACGCCCTGGTCTCCGCGCCCGGGGAGCTGACCTGGGACAAGCGAAACGACGTGCTCAATCCGACCCGGGGCTGGTGGACCCTGTTTCGGGCCGAACCATTCGTGGACACCCTGGACCCGAACATCCGCTTTCTCAAACTGTCGGGGGGCCTGAACCTCTATCTGCCTCTGACGGACGACGACCGTCTGGTCCTGGCCGGACGAGGAGCCCTGGGGTCCATCCTGGGTGAAAACAATCGCGACCTGCCGCCGGACGAGAGATTCTACGGCGGCGGGGGCGGATCCATCCGTGGGTACGCCTACCAATCCATCGGACCGGAAAAGAACGGCAAGGTCGTTGGTGGGCGGAGCATGGTTGAAACCGGGCTGGAGGCCCGCTACCGGCTGCCGAACAATTTCGGTCTGGTTGCCTTTCTCGACGGAGGTCAGGTGTTCAGCACCTCGACGCTGAAACTCAAGGATGATTTCTTGTGGGGGACCGGGTTGGGCCTGCGATATTTCACGGATTTCGCCCCGTTGCGGCTCGATGTGGCCGTGCCCCTGAATAGGCGGGACAAGGACAAGGCCTTTCAGTTCTATGTGAGTATCGGTCAGGCCTTTTAG